Proteins found in one Amycolatopsis umgeniensis genomic segment:
- a CDS encoding TetR/AcrR family transcriptional regulator: MSPEERRRMIVQSVLPLMVEHGAGVTTSQIARAAGIGEGTVFRVFKDKDELFATCFAEALKPDQVLDAIAVIDLEQPLGDRLVEAADALSAHLQRMGALMAAMHGSGKRPERREHGDGKDRRRESMSVMRDAMAELFEPEQKRLRLPATQLAALFLSLLFNGRMRFSETGDEPTTMELVDVFLHGAVEAA; the protein is encoded by the coding sequence ATGAGCCCCGAAGAGCGACGGAGGATGATCGTCCAGTCCGTGCTCCCGCTGATGGTGGAGCACGGCGCCGGGGTCACCACCAGCCAGATCGCCCGCGCCGCCGGGATCGGCGAAGGCACGGTCTTCCGCGTCTTCAAGGACAAGGACGAGCTCTTCGCCACCTGCTTCGCCGAAGCGCTGAAGCCCGACCAGGTACTCGACGCCATCGCGGTCATCGACCTCGAACAACCCCTCGGAGACAGGCTCGTCGAGGCGGCCGACGCGCTCAGCGCGCACCTCCAGCGGATGGGCGCGCTGATGGCCGCGATGCACGGCTCCGGCAAGCGGCCCGAGCGTCGCGAGCACGGCGACGGCAAGGACCGGCGGCGGGAATCGATGAGCGTGATGCGTGACGCCATGGCCGAGCTGTTCGAACCGGAACAGAAACGACTCCGGCTGCCGGCGACACAACTGGCGGCGCTCTTCCTGTCGCTGCTGTTCAACGGCCGGATGCGGTTCAGCGAAACCGGTGACGAGCCCACGACGATGGAACTCGTCGACGTGTTCCTCCACGGCGCCGTGGAGGCCGCGTGA
- a CDS encoding ABC transporter ATP-binding protein, whose amino-acid sequence MEMLLARGGRRRRPPSTVPDSGLTGPVDIPEPEPEAGPKDLKSRLTRMWVNVSGTVRGLPKVAKLTWQASPFLTITITVVTLLSGLLPTATAYIAKLLIDSVVAAIQGHGTKSAIVGVALFQFGILVLTALSQALTTYGQSLLQERMTLTIRHQVMDHASKLHLSYFEGSASYDMLRQAAQEAPTRPLSMMNSALGLVRTAITFGSMIALLVSISPLLALVALVAPIPAFISQSKYGARAFWLTLMMSPLKRRMDYLSSLVTTDTYAKETKLFGLGPYFVDRFQRLGQVFYERQRKLTRKRSVSSTSWGLLSTAAGSAIALYIALEAVGGRLTLGDLALYTAAAASVQTSVQGLFTAFSGMYENNLYLDTLYRFLGTKPEIVAPPEPRPLPSTVEGHIEFEEVSFTYPGAPEPALDGVSFEIRPGETVAVVGRNGAGKSTLFKLLCRLYDPTGGRILLDGVDIREYDPVELRRRISAMFQDYVTYQGTASENIGLGDLTHLVDRERIEESAKRAGADERIERLPSGYDSPLGRWFDQGVSLSGGEWQKIALARAFLREAPILILDEPTSALDAQAEHDLFSRLRELSEGRTTLYISHRFSTVRQAERILLLEHGKVAEYGTHDELMAAKAGYADLFTLQAAAYLDEAVS is encoded by the coding sequence ATGGAAATGCTGCTGGCCCGCGGCGGCAGGCGACGCCGTCCGCCGTCGACGGTGCCCGACAGCGGGCTGACCGGCCCGGTCGACATCCCGGAGCCCGAGCCCGAGGCCGGCCCGAAAGATCTGAAGTCCCGGCTCACCCGCATGTGGGTCAACGTCTCGGGCACGGTCCGCGGCCTGCCCAAGGTCGCGAAGCTGACCTGGCAGGCGAGCCCGTTCCTGACCATCACGATCACCGTCGTGACACTGCTTTCCGGACTGCTGCCCACGGCGACCGCGTACATCGCGAAACTGCTGATCGACTCGGTGGTCGCGGCGATCCAGGGTCACGGCACCAAGAGCGCGATCGTCGGCGTCGCGCTGTTCCAGTTCGGCATCCTCGTGCTGACAGCGCTGTCACAGGCGCTGACCACCTATGGCCAGTCCCTGTTGCAGGAACGGATGACGCTGACCATCCGCCATCAGGTGATGGACCACGCGAGCAAGCTGCACCTGTCGTACTTCGAGGGTTCCGCGTCCTACGACATGCTGCGCCAGGCCGCGCAGGAAGCGCCGACCCGGCCGCTGTCGATGATGAATTCGGCGCTGGGCCTGGTCCGGACGGCGATCACCTTCGGCAGCATGATCGCGCTGCTCGTCTCGATCAGCCCGCTGCTGGCGCTCGTCGCGCTCGTGGCCCCGATCCCCGCGTTCATCTCGCAGTCGAAGTACGGCGCCCGCGCGTTCTGGCTGACGCTGATGATGTCGCCGCTGAAACGGCGCATGGACTATCTGTCCTCTTTGGTCACCACGGACACCTACGCCAAGGAGACCAAGCTCTTCGGCCTCGGCCCGTACTTCGTCGACCGGTTCCAGCGGCTCGGCCAGGTCTTCTACGAGCGCCAGCGGAAACTGACCCGCAAACGCAGCGTCAGCTCGACGTCCTGGGGCCTGCTGAGCACCGCCGCCGGATCCGCGATCGCGCTGTACATCGCGCTGGAGGCCGTCGGCGGCAGGCTCACCCTCGGTGATCTCGCGCTGTACACGGCCGCCGCGGCGTCGGTGCAGACCTCCGTCCAGGGCCTGTTCACGGCGTTTTCCGGAATGTACGAGAACAATCTCTACCTCGACACGCTGTACCGCTTCCTCGGCACGAAACCGGAGATCGTCGCGCCGCCGGAGCCACGTCCCCTCCCGTCCACTGTGGAGGGACACATCGAGTTCGAGGAAGTGTCCTTCACCTATCCCGGAGCACCCGAACCCGCGCTCGACGGCGTGAGCTTCGAGATCCGGCCGGGCGAGACGGTCGCCGTCGTCGGCCGCAACGGCGCCGGGAAGTCGACGCTGTTCAAGTTGCTGTGCCGGCTGTACGACCCGACGGGCGGGCGGATCCTGCTCGACGGCGTCGACATCCGCGAGTACGACCCGGTGGAGTTGCGGCGGCGGATCAGCGCGATGTTCCAGGATTACGTGACCTACCAGGGCACCGCGTCCGAGAACATCGGGCTCGGCGACCTGACGCATCTCGTCGACCGGGAGCGGATCGAGGAGTCGGCGAAACGTGCCGGTGCCGACGAGCGGATCGAACGCCTGCCCAGCGGGTACGACAGCCCGCTCGGCCGCTGGTTCGACCAGGGTGTCAGCCTTTCCGGCGGCGAATGGCAGAAGATCGCGCTGGCGAGGGCGTTCCTGCGGGAGGCGCCGATCCTGATCCTCGACGAACCGACGTCCGCGCTGGACGCCCAGGCCGAGCACGACCTCTTCTCGCGGCTGCGCGAACTTTCGGAGGGACGCACGACGCTGTACATCTCGCACCGGTTCTCCACCGTCCGGCAGGCGGAGCGGATTCTGCTGCTGGAGCACGGGAAGGTCGCCGAATACGGCACGCATGACGAGCTGATGGCGGCGAAGGCCGGCTATGCCGACCTGTTCACGTTGCAGGCTGCGGCGTATCTCGACGAGGCCGTCAGCTGA
- a CDS encoding FxsA family protein has product MAVAFLLYVVAEIAAVWAVGSAVGVLGTIALLFAGAFIGSWLARREGGRAFRAFAESARLGRPADAEKELTDGMLIGFGGLLILLPGFVSDVFGLLLILPPTRSVARKVWQKRMARRAVKFANRTRGPVMVVDSEVVMDTPPAEAVKKQPPVIEGRIVEG; this is encoded by the coding sequence ATGGCTGTCGCGTTCTTGCTCTATGTCGTCGCCGAGATCGCCGCCGTCTGGGCGGTGGGCTCGGCCGTTGGCGTGCTCGGCACGATCGCGCTGCTCTTCGCCGGCGCGTTCATCGGGTCCTGGCTCGCACGCCGCGAAGGCGGCCGCGCCTTCCGGGCGTTCGCCGAGTCCGCGAGGCTCGGCCGACCGGCCGACGCGGAGAAGGAACTCACCGACGGGATGCTGATCGGCTTCGGCGGCCTGCTGATCCTGTTGCCCGGTTTCGTCAGCGACGTCTTCGGCCTGCTGCTGATCCTGCCGCCGACGCGGAGTGTCGCGCGCAAGGTCTGGCAGAAGCGGATGGCCCGGCGGGCGGTCAAGTTCGCGAACCGCACCCGTGGCCCGGTGATGGTCGTGGACAGCGAGGTCGTCATGGACACGCCCCCGGCCGAGGCCGTCAAGAAGCAGCCGCCGGTGATCGAAGGCCGCATCGTCGAGGGCTGA
- a CDS encoding ATP-binding protein has protein sequence MLHDELIDIIANLRAFGGDHAFVEAKRAETKLPKSARETLSAFANTSGGVLIFGLDETRGFEATGVRDPAKLEADLAAMCSENLEPPLRPLIGTHRFEDANLVVAEIPELPPSSKPAYNRSTGMTQGSFIRVADGDRKLSPYEVQLMLANRGQPRDDEQPVPGTTVANLDESLTDTFLSRLRRRRGRAFANLDTTAALRRAKVLVEDELSLAGLLALGEYPQEFFPQIMLTFVHYPTKSGPDPRSGTRFVDNVAAEGPIPMIVDEALVALRRNMKRRSTIRGAGRAETWEYPETALREAVVNALVHRDYSGPSQGTQVQVEMYPDRLVIRNPGGLYGSVREENLGVEGTSSARNATLLKILEDTPLPGSDRPICENRGSGIPAMLAAMRDAKLSPPRFADDISTFKATFPNHTLMGDGAVQWIASLREHGLTDSQCHGLAMLFHGETLNNQAYRNANDLDSRVATEELGDLVARGLLVPAGGRRYAHYTLADDIVPAPPDAPAQERRRADRREEILLALGEQEATRADLVAATGFPDRTVSRWLSVLLRQGLIEATEKNLRSPNTRYRRTPQRTLDEG, from the coding sequence ATGCTCCACGACGAACTCATCGACATCATCGCGAACCTTCGCGCGTTTGGCGGTGATCATGCGTTCGTAGAGGCCAAACGCGCCGAGACGAAGCTGCCCAAAAGTGCTCGGGAGACACTTTCGGCTTTCGCCAACACCAGCGGGGGCGTGCTCATCTTCGGCCTCGATGAGACTCGGGGCTTCGAGGCGACCGGGGTTCGAGATCCGGCGAAGCTGGAGGCCGATCTTGCCGCGATGTGCTCCGAGAACCTCGAACCACCCCTCCGGCCACTGATCGGAACACATCGCTTCGAAGATGCGAACCTGGTAGTCGCCGAGATTCCCGAACTGCCGCCCAGCAGCAAACCCGCGTACAACCGCAGCACCGGCATGACACAGGGCAGTTTCATCAGGGTCGCCGATGGTGACCGGAAGCTGAGCCCCTACGAGGTCCAGTTGATGCTGGCGAATCGTGGTCAGCCGCGCGACGACGAGCAACCCGTCCCTGGCACCACCGTCGCGAACCTCGACGAATCGCTGACCGACACCTTCCTGAGCCGTCTCCGACGGCGTCGAGGTAGAGCCTTTGCGAATCTCGACACCACCGCGGCGCTGCGACGAGCGAAAGTGCTCGTCGAGGACGAGTTGTCCTTGGCCGGACTCTTGGCATTGGGCGAATACCCTCAGGAGTTCTTCCCTCAGATCATGCTCACGTTCGTCCACTATCCGACCAAATCGGGGCCGGACCCGCGCAGTGGCACGAGGTTCGTCGACAACGTCGCGGCCGAAGGTCCGATTCCCATGATCGTCGATGAAGCCCTGGTCGCCCTGCGCCGTAATATGAAACGCCGCTCGACGATTCGTGGTGCGGGGCGAGCCGAGACTTGGGAGTATCCCGAAACGGCTTTGCGCGAAGCAGTGGTCAACGCGCTGGTTCACCGCGACTACTCGGGCCCTTCGCAAGGAACTCAAGTGCAGGTCGAGATGTATCCCGACCGACTGGTGATCCGCAATCCCGGAGGCCTTTACGGATCAGTTCGCGAAGAGAACCTCGGCGTGGAAGGCACATCCTCGGCTCGCAACGCGACTCTGCTCAAGATCTTGGAGGACACCCCACTACCGGGGTCGGACCGGCCGATCTGTGAGAACCGCGGCTCCGGAATTCCAGCGATGCTGGCGGCCATGCGAGACGCGAAGCTCAGTCCGCCACGGTTCGCGGACGACATCTCCACGTTCAAGGCCACCTTCCCCAACCACACGCTCATGGGTGACGGTGCCGTCCAATGGATCGCGTCACTTCGCGAGCATGGACTGACCGACAGCCAGTGTCACGGCCTCGCGATGTTGTTCCACGGCGAGACGCTCAACAATCAGGCTTATCGCAACGCGAATGATCTCGACTCTCGTGTCGCTACGGAGGAACTCGGCGATCTGGTCGCCCGTGGCCTGCTAGTCCCGGCGGGAGGGCGGCGGTACGCGCACTACACGCTCGCGGACGACATCGTTCCGGCACCCCCGGATGCTCCCGCGCAAGAGCGGCGCCGTGCCGACCGCCGTGAGGAGATCCTTCTCGCGCTCGGCGAGCAGGAGGCAACTCGCGCCGACTTGGTCGCGGCGACCGGGTTTCCGGACCGGACAGTGTCCCGCTGGCTCAGTGTCCTGCTCCGGCAGGGTCTGATCGAAGCGACGGAGAAGAACCTTCGCAGCCCGAACACTCGCTATCGCCGCACACCTCAGCGAACTCTCGATGAGGGCTGA
- a CDS encoding SCP2 sterol-binding domain-containing protein — translation MHKTRTSGEHVVNAFAEKLELTKLSPEQFTQVLETLHMLGETGAGIELSSLETEVLVDVVQRASKEQLKAIADHPELRSAFLDEIFRRMSDHFAPERARHVDFVVAWRFTDGDGEDGFDRFQTVIEDGVCVSSTDLARTPDTTITLSVDDFIRMATGNAAVAAMFVTGKVKVKGEYAPAVRFSGYFDIPKPSGG, via the coding sequence CTGCACAAGACGCGTACGAGTGGCGAGCACGTCGTCAACGCTTTCGCGGAGAAGCTCGAGCTCACCAAACTGAGCCCCGAGCAGTTCACCCAGGTGCTGGAAACCCTGCACATGCTGGGGGAAACCGGCGCGGGCATCGAGTTGAGCTCATTGGAGACCGAGGTGCTCGTCGACGTCGTGCAACGCGCGTCGAAGGAGCAGCTCAAGGCGATCGCCGATCACCCGGAACTGCGTTCGGCGTTCCTCGACGAGATTTTCCGCAGAATGTCGGACCATTTCGCCCCCGAACGCGCGAGGCACGTCGACTTCGTGGTCGCGTGGCGTTTCACCGATGGTGACGGAGAAGACGGTTTCGATCGCTTTCAAACGGTCATCGAAGACGGCGTCTGCGTTTCGAGCACCGATCTCGCGCGTACTCCGGACACCACCATCACGCTGTCCGTCGACGACTTCATCCGGATGGCCACCGGCAACGCGGCCGTCGCGGCGATGTTCGTGACCGGCAAGGTGAAGGTGAAGGGCGAGTACGCCCCGGCGGTCCGGTTCAGCGGGTACTTCGACATCCCGAAGCCGAGCGGGGGCTGA
- a CDS encoding SCP2 sterol-binding domain-containing protein — protein MTEIVGLTGRALVDALERIEPDSAEAHSLDVNEVAGAIDPKDLGKDDVRRLLASLGRLAQAAPAFDLRKVDPARFANLVARASRTQLESVVAERPLRERVLSEIFDRMGAHIRQDRAKTLHAVVHWRLSGGDGDGGYDRYETVISHGECTVSRGMKEKPRVTITIAPVDFFRLITHQATPAVLFVTGKIKVKGDLAFAAGLIGFFDLPKPS, from the coding sequence ATGACCGAGATCGTGGGGCTGACCGGCCGCGCGCTGGTCGACGCGCTGGAACGGATCGAGCCGGATTCGGCCGAGGCGCACTCTCTCGACGTCAACGAGGTCGCGGGCGCCATCGACCCGAAGGACCTCGGCAAGGACGACGTCCGGCGGCTGCTGGCTTCGCTCGGGCGGCTCGCCCAGGCCGCGCCCGCGTTCGACCTCCGCAAGGTCGATCCGGCCCGCTTCGCGAACCTCGTCGCTCGTGCCTCGCGTACGCAACTCGAGAGCGTCGTCGCCGAACGGCCGCTCCGGGAGCGGGTGCTGAGCGAGATCTTCGACCGCATGGGCGCCCACATCCGGCAGGACCGGGCCAAGACGCTGCACGCCGTCGTCCACTGGCGGCTGTCCGGCGGCGACGGTGACGGCGGGTACGACCGCTACGAGACGGTGATCTCGCACGGTGAGTGCACGGTGAGCCGGGGCATGAAAGAGAAGCCGAGGGTGACGATCACGATCGCGCCCGTTGATTTCTTCCGGCTCATCACCCATCAGGCGACGCCCGCTGTGCTATTCGTCACGGGAAAGATCAAAGTAAAAGGTGACCTGGCATTCGCGGCCGGTCTGATCGGTTTCTTCGACCTGCCGAAGCCGTCCTGA
- a CDS encoding TetR/AcrR family transcriptional regulator has product MSEEVPRPAERAKRLPRAVRERQILDAAVSVFSRYGYHSASMDEISEVAGVSKPMIYTYLGSKEDLFGACIRREATRLLEAVQDGIKPDLPPDMQLWHGLRAFYRFVADYRESWTVLHRQAMTVGGAFAAEITDMRTRAIELVAALVVSAGTRKGLGEQAEFSGAGLSAALVGAAESLADWALDHPDVSDGVLASWLMNLVWLGFNDLVEGEIWKPSESDD; this is encoded by the coding sequence GTGTCCGAGGAAGTACCGCGTCCCGCCGAACGCGCCAAAAGGCTGCCGAGAGCGGTGCGGGAACGCCAGATCCTGGACGCAGCGGTCTCGGTGTTCTCGCGCTACGGCTATCACTCCGCGTCGATGGACGAGATCTCCGAGGTCGCCGGCGTGTCCAAGCCGATGATCTACACCTACCTCGGCTCCAAGGAAGACCTCTTCGGCGCGTGCATCCGCCGCGAAGCCACCCGCCTGCTGGAGGCGGTGCAGGACGGGATCAAACCCGATCTGCCGCCTGACATGCAGCTTTGGCACGGTCTCCGCGCGTTCTACCGGTTCGTCGCGGACTACCGCGAGTCCTGGACGGTGCTGCACCGCCAGGCCATGACCGTCGGCGGCGCCTTCGCCGCGGAGATCACCGACATGCGCACCCGCGCGATCGAGCTGGTCGCCGCGCTGGTCGTCTCCGCGGGCACCCGCAAGGGCCTCGGCGAGCAGGCCGAGTTCTCCGGCGCCGGGCTGTCCGCCGCGCTGGTCGGGGCGGCCGAGTCGCTGGCCGACTGGGCGCTCGACCACCCCGATGTCTCCGACGGCGTGCTCGCCTCGTGGCTGATGAACCTCGTCTGGCTCGGGTTCAACGACCTCGTCGAGGGCGAGATCTGGAAGCCGTCAGAGAGCGACGACTGA
- a CDS encoding MaoC/PaaZ C-terminal domain-containing protein: MAVKELHESPSLSSLYPKALLGSLRKSGGSTLPSTEFVREGVVVDPAHLAAYNHVCGFRLDDVLPATYPHILAFPLQMALMTEDDFPFPLLGMVHVNNRITQHRPLRLDESFTLRVRAEDLRPHEKGKQFDVISELLVNDSPVWTDVSTYLRRGGGSGEKTARGQLSQPSPTAIWQVPGDIGRRYAEVSGDRNPIHLHPITAKAFGFPAAIAHGMWTKAHALAAFEGRLPEAFTVNVKFKQPVLLPAKAAFTTWSEGEGWAFELWNARKPKPHLEGSVVAL, encoded by the coding sequence ATGGCGGTCAAGGAACTGCACGAATCGCCGAGCCTGTCTTCGTTGTACCCCAAGGCGTTGCTCGGGTCGCTGCGCAAGAGCGGCGGGAGCACGCTGCCGTCGACCGAGTTCGTCCGCGAGGGCGTCGTCGTCGACCCCGCGCATCTCGCCGCGTACAACCACGTGTGCGGATTCCGGCTGGACGACGTGCTCCCGGCGACGTATCCGCACATTCTCGCGTTCCCGCTGCAGATGGCGCTGATGACCGAGGACGACTTCCCGTTCCCGTTGCTGGGCATGGTGCACGTCAACAACCGGATCACCCAGCACCGTCCGCTGCGGCTCGACGAGTCGTTCACGCTGCGCGTACGCGCCGAGGATCTGCGCCCGCACGAAAAGGGCAAGCAGTTCGACGTGATCAGCGAGCTGCTCGTCAACGACAGTCCTGTTTGGACGGACGTCAGCACGTACCTGCGCCGCGGCGGTGGCAGTGGCGAGAAGACCGCACGCGGTCAGCTCTCGCAGCCGTCGCCCACCGCGATCTGGCAGGTGCCCGGCGACATCGGCCGCCGTTACGCCGAGGTCTCCGGCGACCGCAACCCGATCCACCTGCACCCGATCACCGCGAAGGCGTTCGGGTTCCCGGCCGCGATCGCGCACGGCATGTGGACGAAGGCGCACGCGCTCGCGGCGTTCGAAGGCAGGCTTCCGGAGGCGTTCACCGTCAACGTCAAGTTCAAGCAGCCGGTGCTGCTTCCGGCGAAGGCCGCGTTCACGACATGGAGTGAAGGCGAGGGCTGGGCCTTCGAACTCTGGAACGCGCGCAAGCCGAAGCCGCACCTGGAGGGGTCAGTCGTCGCTCTCTGA
- a CDS encoding 3-oxoacyl-ACP reductase, whose translation MADRYQQFTKSPVGKFVVPKLGLPNPATLRRYKPGQPALEGPALLGAAPGGRLEKVIEAQLHRAGIEVVSTATDKHAALVFDATGVKDPKQLREVYSFFHPVIRSVGPSGRVVVLGTPPELAEGHERIAQRALEGFVRAVGKELKRGATAQLVYVAEGAEEATESTLRFLLSSKSAFVSAQVIRVGTETKTASAPADWAKPLDGKVALVTGASRGIGAAIAEVLGRDGAHVVALDIPAQGADLSKVANKVGGSALQLDITAADAPEKLAEYLTTRHGGVDVVVHNAGITRDKTLGNMTEGGWDSVISVNLASQLAVNEKLLSAKVLHENGRIIGVSSIAGIAGNVGQTNYATSKAGVIGMVNVGAPTLAEYGGTINAVAPGFIETKMTAAVPLFIREAGRRLSSLGQGGLPVDVAETIAWYANPASAAVNGNVVRVCGQALLGA comes from the coding sequence ATGGCTGACAGGTACCAGCAGTTCACGAAATCCCCGGTGGGGAAGTTCGTGGTGCCGAAGCTCGGCCTGCCGAACCCCGCGACGCTTCGCCGGTACAAGCCGGGCCAGCCCGCTCTCGAGGGTCCCGCACTTCTCGGTGCCGCGCCGGGCGGTCGCCTCGAAAAGGTGATCGAGGCGCAGTTGCACCGTGCGGGTATCGAGGTCGTTTCAACCGCGACCGACAAGCACGCCGCGCTCGTCTTCGACGCGACAGGTGTGAAGGACCCGAAGCAGCTTCGCGAGGTCTACTCCTTCTTCCACCCGGTGATCCGGAGCGTCGGGCCTTCGGGCCGCGTCGTCGTCCTCGGAACGCCGCCGGAGCTGGCCGAAGGGCATGAGCGGATCGCTCAGCGCGCGCTCGAAGGATTCGTCCGCGCAGTCGGAAAGGAACTGAAGCGCGGCGCGACCGCTCAGCTCGTGTACGTCGCCGAAGGGGCCGAAGAGGCCACCGAGTCGACACTCCGCTTCCTGCTGTCGTCGAAGTCCGCCTTCGTCAGCGCCCAGGTCATCCGCGTCGGCACCGAGACCAAGACCGCGTCCGCCCCGGCCGACTGGGCGAAGCCGCTCGACGGCAAGGTCGCGCTGGTCACCGGCGCTTCCCGCGGGATCGGCGCCGCCATCGCCGAGGTGCTGGGCCGCGACGGCGCGCACGTGGTCGCGCTCGACATCCCCGCACAGGGCGCGGATCTGTCCAAGGTGGCCAACAAGGTCGGCGGTTCGGCGCTGCAGCTGGACATCACCGCCGCCGACGCGCCGGAGAAGCTCGCCGAATACCTGACCACGCGCCACGGCGGTGTCGACGTCGTCGTGCACAACGCGGGCATCACGCGGGACAAGACCCTGGGCAACATGACCGAAGGCGGCTGGGACTCGGTCATCTCGGTGAACCTCGCGTCGCAGCTCGCGGTGAACGAGAAGCTCCTGTCCGCCAAGGTGCTGCACGAGAACGGCCGGATCATCGGCGTCTCCTCGATCGCGGGCATCGCGGGCAACGTCGGCCAGACCAACTACGCCACCAGCAAGGCGGGCGTCATCGGCATGGTGAACGTCGGCGCGCCGACGCTCGCCGAGTACGGCGGCACGATCAACGCCGTGGCGCCCGGTTTCATCGAGACCAAGATGACCGCCGCCGTCCCGCTGTTCATCCGCGAGGCCGGACGGCGGCTGTCCAGCCTCGGCCAGGGCGGGCTCCCGGTCGACGTCGCCGAGACGATCGCCTGGTACGCGAACCCGGCCTCGGCCGCTGTCAACGGCAACGTGGTCCGCGTCTGCGGCCAGGCATTGCTGGGGGCGTGA
- a CDS encoding acetyl-CoA C-acetyltransferase — MATKRTAPVRKVAIIGGNRIPFARSNGPYSKASNQDMFTAALDGLVSRFSLQDEVIGEVAAGAVLKHARDFNLARESVLGSRLNPATPASDVQMACGTGLQAIVNVANKIALGQIDSAIAGGVDTTSDAPLAVNDDLRQILVQLNAAKTLPERLKLAAKLRPGHIVPEIPRNSEPRTGLSMGEHAALTAKVWEITREAQDELAATSHQRLGAAYDKGFFDDLVTPYLKLARDQNLRPESSVEKLAKLKPAFGGPEGTMTAGNSTPLSDGASTVLLATEQWAKARKLPVLAYLTFSQTAAVDYVHGDEGLLMAPAYAVPQMLTRAGLTLQDFDFYEIHEAFASQVLATLKAWEDPAFAKGKLGLDEPLGSIDRAKLNVNGSSLAAGHPFAATGGRIVATLAKLLSEKGSGRGLISICAAGGQGVTAILEK, encoded by the coding sequence ATGGCCACGAAAAGGACGGCACCCGTGCGCAAGGTCGCGATCATCGGCGGCAACCGGATCCCCTTCGCCCGGTCGAACGGTCCGTACTCGAAGGCGTCGAACCAGGACATGTTCACCGCCGCCCTCGACGGCCTGGTCAGCCGCTTCTCCCTGCAGGACGAGGTGATCGGCGAGGTCGCCGCCGGCGCGGTGCTCAAGCACGCCCGCGACTTCAACCTCGCCCGCGAAAGCGTCCTCGGCAGCAGGCTGAACCCCGCCACTCCGGCCTCCGACGTGCAGATGGCGTGCGGCACCGGCCTGCAGGCGATCGTCAACGTCGCCAACAAGATCGCCCTCGGCCAGATCGACTCGGCCATCGCGGGCGGCGTCGACACCACGTCCGACGCCCCGCTCGCGGTCAACGACGACCTGCGCCAGATCCTCGTCCAGCTCAACGCCGCGAAGACGCTCCCCGAACGGCTGAAGCTCGCCGCGAAGCTGCGCCCCGGCCACATCGTCCCCGAGATCCCGCGCAACTCCGAGCCGCGCACCGGCCTGTCCATGGGCGAGCACGCCGCGCTGACCGCGAAGGTCTGGGAGATCACGCGTGAGGCGCAGGACGAGCTCGCCGCGACCAGCCACCAGCGTCTCGGCGCCGCGTACGACAAGGGCTTCTTCGACGACCTGGTGACGCCGTACCTCAAGCTGGCCCGCGACCAGAACCTGCGGCCGGAGTCCAGCGTCGAGAAGCTCGCGAAGCTGAAGCCCGCTTTCGGTGGCCCCGAAGGCACGATGACCGCGGGCAACTCGACCCCGCTGTCCGACGGCGCCTCGACGGTCCTCCTCGCGACCGAGCAGTGGGCGAAGGCCCGGAAGCTGCCGGTGCTGGCGTACCTGACGTTCTCGCAGACCGCCGCCGTCGACTACGTCCACGGTGACGAAGGCCTGCTGATGGCGCCCGCGTACGCCGTCCCGCAGATGCTCACGCGCGCCGGGCTCACCCTGCAGGACTTCGACTTCTACGAGATCCACGAAGCCTTCGCGTCGCAGGTGCTCGCCACCCTCAAGGCGTGGGAGGACCCGGCGTTCGCCAAGGGGAAACTGGGTCTCGACGAGCCGCTCGGCTCCATCGATCGGGCGAAGCTGAACGTCAACGGCTCGTCGCTGGCGGCCGGGCACCCGTTCGCCGCGACCGGCGGCCGTATCGTCGCCACGCTCGCGAAGCTGTTGAGCGAGAAGGGATCCGGCCGCGGACTCATCTCGATCTGCGCCGCTGGCGGCCAGGGCGTCACCGCGATTCTCGAGAAGTAA